In Pseudodesulfovibrio hydrargyri, a single window of DNA contains:
- a CDS encoding OmpH family outer membrane protein produces the protein MKKICLFTICFVFLLQAAAFAETKIAVFSTKDVVQKSAYGKEVRDKLDAKFTARGEQLKKEREDLGKLKMQIDSNAFQGKVLQDKVTELRRRGRDWNEDFSVYQKAIQAEQNELGKPVLLKLEQVVLDYCKAHNYTIAFDKQTPGLAYIADGLDISDELVKELDKTKKAGK, from the coding sequence ATGAAAAAGATCTGTCTGTTCACCATTTGCTTCGTCTTTCTGCTTCAGGCCGCAGCCTTCGCCGAAACCAAGATCGCGGTCTTCAGCACCAAGGATGTCGTGCAGAAGTCCGCCTACGGTAAGGAGGTGCGTGACAAGCTCGACGCAAAATTCACCGCCCGCGGCGAGCAGCTCAAGAAGGAGCGTGAAGACCTCGGCAAGCTCAAGATGCAGATCGACAGCAACGCCTTCCAGGGCAAGGTCCTGCAGGACAAGGTCACCGAACTGCGCCGTCGCGGCCGTGACTGGAACGAGGACTTCTCCGTCTACCAGAAGGCCATCCAGGCCGAGCAGAACGAACTGGGCAAGCCCGTTCTCCTGAAGCTCGAACAGGTCGTCCTGGACTACTGCAAGGCCCACAACTACACCATCGCCTTCGACAAGCAGACTCCCGGCCTGGCCTATATCGCCGACGGCCTGGACATCTCCGATGAGCTCGTCAAGGAACTGGACAAGACCAAGAAAGCCGGAAAGTAA
- the bamA gene encoding outer membrane protein assembly factor BamA — MLSNLARGLAMGMIAVFIVLAAGTGHAAEKLNQDVSVAVLPFEVNAGDDLSYLKDSLPELLSDRLKEVGFKVVAAEEVGRKIADKGYTQFDPDKAREIALLAGAQFSVYGSLNQIGENLTIDARLVDAYAKDTGKKLSVTKQGLINLLPAVDALVDRMRMDLLRMDIVSEVDVEGTKVLDKEVVLMRMTMQKGDMITAKAINTALKNVYDLGYFDDVRVRVDDVDDGKKVVFVVKEKPRIQAIGVRGAKEIDSEDILEAVSTKKGSVINPKVLSDDIRVIREMYRKEGYYKANVTQEIEDAGAGIARLTFVIDEGPQLYIEHVIIDGAKQLDPDDIKDVLALKERGWLSWIDDSGVLKEELLDRDASAIMAFYQSKGFLTAKVGQPEVDIKDDGIDVIYKVWEGDRYKMGETTFTGDLLDDPSKLLQVTKIDELKAEDEYFDRLILQKDISALTGYYNNYGYAYADVGVKLDDNPETKIVNVVYNISKHQRVHIRRVLIEGNTVTRDNVILREMRLADGDQFSGEKLKRSSQRLTNLDFFEKVDIAPVPTGNPEEMDLVVKVKDKATGKISGGVGFSTYDGVFFGGEISERNLFGRGYDVGFNGQIGGSTNRYTVHFTNPHINDTDLGLNTEVYKRDTEYSQYDVDRVGGDVQFIYPIGEYTKLSWGYGLESYEITNVDDDASRSRDDEGSHLASKVTGKAIRDTRDTFRDTTSGTRTSLGMTFGGGPLGGTDDFIKYVGEFEWWQPVFEQVVFHSKFWAGYLQENLGGGDVPAAERFELGGVYTVRGYSNYLITPTEGPNSDADVGGNKAFYTNLEVKRPISKELGIVALGFFDAGNSWKETEEWFESVKRGGEDEPSLGLYKSVGVGVNWYSPMGPVGVIYAYALDDLVDSKVHTVELIMGQQF; from the coding sequence ATGCTCAGTAATCTCGCTCGCGGTCTGGCGATGGGGATGATCGCCGTCTTCATTGTCCTGGCCGCCGGAACGGGCCATGCCGCCGAAAAGCTCAACCAGGACGTGTCCGTCGCCGTGCTGCCCTTCGAGGTCAACGCGGGGGACGACCTGAGCTATCTCAAGGACAGCCTGCCCGAGCTGCTGTCCGACCGGCTGAAGGAGGTCGGGTTCAAGGTCGTCGCGGCTGAAGAGGTCGGCCGGAAGATCGCGGACAAGGGGTACACCCAATTCGACCCGGACAAGGCGCGCGAGATCGCCCTGTTGGCCGGGGCCCAGTTTTCCGTCTACGGCTCCCTGAACCAGATCGGGGAGAACCTGACCATCGACGCCCGCCTGGTCGACGCCTACGCCAAGGACACGGGCAAGAAGCTTTCGGTTACCAAGCAGGGGCTGATCAATCTGCTGCCCGCGGTGGACGCCCTGGTGGACCGCATGCGCATGGACCTCCTGCGCATGGACATCGTGTCCGAGGTTGACGTTGAGGGCACCAAAGTCCTGGACAAGGAAGTGGTCCTGATGCGCATGACCATGCAGAAAGGCGACATGATCACCGCCAAGGCCATCAATACCGCGCTGAAGAACGTCTATGATCTCGGATACTTCGATGATGTTCGCGTCAGGGTCGACGACGTCGACGACGGAAAGAAGGTCGTCTTCGTGGTCAAGGAAAAGCCGCGCATTCAGGCCATCGGCGTGCGCGGGGCCAAGGAGATCGACTCCGAGGACATCCTCGAGGCGGTATCCACCAAGAAGGGCAGCGTCATCAACCCCAAGGTCCTGTCCGACGACATTCGCGTCATCCGCGAGATGTACCGCAAGGAAGGCTACTACAAGGCCAACGTCACCCAGGAGATCGAGGATGCGGGGGCCGGCATCGCCCGCCTGACCTTCGTCATAGACGAGGGACCGCAGCTTTACATCGAGCATGTCATCATCGACGGCGCCAAGCAGCTCGATCCGGACGATATCAAGGACGTCCTGGCCCTTAAGGAACGGGGCTGGCTCTCCTGGATCGACGACTCCGGCGTGCTCAAGGAGGAGCTCCTCGACCGCGACGCATCGGCGATCATGGCCTTTTACCAGTCCAAGGGCTTTCTGACCGCCAAGGTCGGCCAGCCCGAGGTGGACATCAAGGACGACGGCATCGACGTCATCTACAAGGTCTGGGAAGGCGACCGCTACAAGATGGGCGAGACCACCTTTACCGGCGACCTCCTGGACGATCCTTCCAAACTCCTTCAGGTGACCAAGATCGACGAACTCAAGGCCGAGGACGAGTATTTCGACCGCCTGATCCTCCAGAAGGACATCTCGGCCCTGACCGGCTATTACAACAATTACGGCTACGCCTACGCCGACGTGGGCGTGAAGCTCGACGACAACCCCGAGACCAAGATCGTCAACGTCGTCTACAATATCAGCAAGCACCAGCGGGTGCACATCCGCCGGGTGCTCATCGAGGGCAACACGGTCACCCGCGACAACGTCATCCTGCGCGAGATGCGTCTGGCCGACGGCGACCAGTTCAGCGGCGAGAAGCTCAAGCGTTCCAGCCAGCGCCTGACCAACCTGGACTTCTTCGAGAAGGTCGATATCGCCCCGGTGCCCACGGGCAACCCGGAGGAGATGGACCTGGTGGTCAAGGTCAAGGACAAGGCGACCGGCAAGATCAGCGGCGGTGTGGGTTTCTCCACCTATGACGGCGTCTTCTTCGGCGGTGAAATCTCCGAGCGAAATCTCTTCGGCCGGGGGTATGACGTGGGCTTCAACGGGCAGATCGGCGGCTCCACCAACCGGTACACGGTCCATTTCACCAACCCGCATATCAACGACACCGATCTCGGCCTCAACACGGAAGTATACAAGCGCGATACCGAGTACTCCCAGTACGACGTCGACCGGGTGGGCGGAGATGTCCAGTTCATCTATCCCATCGGGGAGTATACCAAGCTCTCGTGGGGATACGGGCTGGAATCCTACGAGATCACCAATGTGGACGACGACGCCTCCCGGAGCAGGGATGACGAGGGTTCGCATCTCGCCTCCAAGGTGACCGGCAAGGCGATCCGCGACACGCGGGACACGTTCCGTGATACGACCTCGGGTACCAGGACTTCCCTGGGGATGACCTTCGGTGGCGGCCCCCTGGGCGGCACCGACGATTTCATCAAGTACGTCGGAGAGTTCGAATGGTGGCAGCCGGTCTTCGAGCAGGTGGTCTTCCACTCCAAGTTCTGGGCCGGGTACCTGCAGGAGAACCTGGGCGGGGGCGATGTCCCCGCCGCGGAGCGGTTCGAACTCGGCGGCGTATACACGGTGCGCGGCTATTCCAACTACCTGATCACGCCTACGGAGGGTCCGAACTCCGATGCGGATGTGGGCGGTAACAAGGCCTTTTATACCAACCTCGAAGTCAAGCGCCCCATCAGCAAGGAACTCGGCATTGTGGCTCTGGGCTTCTTCGACGCAGGCAACTCGTGGAAGGAAACCGAAGAGTGGTTCGAGTCCGTGAAACGCGGCGGTGAGGATGAGCCTTCCCTGGGCCTCTACAAAAGCGTCGGCGTCGGCGTGAACTGGTACTCCCCCATGGGCCCCGTGGGCGTGATATACGCCTACGCCTTGGACGACCTGGTCGACTCGAAGGTGCACACCGTCGAGTTGATCATGGGCCAACAATTCTAA
- a CDS encoding ABC transporter ATP-binding protein, with protein sequence MSREAIYQLINVSKEFDGPSEVVRVLRGVDLEIPRGESLAILGASGSGKTTLLHMLGTLDTVSGGKIYLNGVDLGTLGDRERAELRNQEIGFVFQFHHLLPEFSTLENVAMPAFIAGKGRSQGLRMAKEALDMVGLAHRLEHKVTTLSGGERQRAAIARAILLKPKVLLADEPTGNLDEENGSRIGHLLTSLNNELGMTFIVVTHNPELAAMMHRRFELRSGELYAQ encoded by the coding sequence ATGAGTAGGGAGGCGATATACCAACTGATTAACGTCAGCAAGGAGTTCGACGGACCGTCCGAAGTGGTCCGCGTGCTCCGCGGGGTCGATCTGGAAATCCCTCGAGGCGAGTCCCTGGCCATCCTGGGGGCGTCGGGGTCAGGCAAGACCACGCTGCTGCACATGCTCGGCACGCTGGACACCGTGTCCGGCGGGAAGATTTATCTGAATGGTGTCGATCTCGGCACCTTGGGTGACAGGGAGCGGGCGGAATTGCGGAACCAGGAAATCGGCTTCGTGTTCCAGTTTCATCATCTTCTGCCCGAGTTCTCCACGCTGGAGAACGTGGCGATGCCCGCCTTCATCGCCGGGAAGGGGCGCAGCCAGGGGTTGCGCATGGCGAAAGAGGCCCTCGACATGGTAGGACTTGCGCACAGGCTCGAACACAAGGTAACGACCCTGTCCGGCGGGGAACGGCAACGGGCGGCCATTGCCCGGGCCATCCTGCTCAAGCCCAAGGTCCTGCTCGCCGACGAGCCCACGGGCAACCTCGACGAGGAAAACGGTTCCAGAATCGGCCATCTGCTGACTTCACTTAATAATGAATTGGGTATGACCTTTATAGTCGTCACACATAATCCGGAACTCGCAGCGATGATGCATCGGCGCTTCGAACTGCGTTCAGGAGAACTCTATGCTCAGTAA
- a CDS encoding lipoprotein-releasing ABC transporter permease subunit, producing the protein MRFETFVALRYLFALRKQSFISVISLFAICGVAIGVGALIVVIGVMNGFSTDLRDKILGVNAHILVTSMRGGINDYQELADQAKQVPGVTGVTPFVYSEVMLSTRTGVKGVVLRGIDPTTSSSVLSLSKDMVSGSVSRLNDDGDFPGIIIGSELAKRLGLTEGSLVNLLSPSGRSSSAGFTPKVRRFTVAGIFRTGMFEYDSSMGYVSIPAARQLLGFKGDLVSGLEISVNDVYNVKEISSALRDRISSFTVYVRNWQEMNANLFAALELEKTAMFIILAMIVLVGSFSIVTTLVMLVIQKTKDIAVLMSLGADKKSIRNIFMFQGTFIGLAGTLIGFLIGVPLSLLLKEYQFIKLPSNVYPVDYLPVRLEALDLFTIGAAAFLLCFVATIYPARRAAGLSPSEALRYE; encoded by the coding sequence ATGCGGTTTGAGACCTTTGTCGCACTGAGATACCTGTTCGCCCTGCGGAAGCAGTCGTTCATTTCCGTCATATCGCTGTTCGCCATCTGCGGCGTGGCCATAGGCGTGGGCGCGCTCATCGTGGTCATAGGGGTTATGAACGGGTTCTCGACCGATCTGAGGGACAAGATCCTCGGCGTCAACGCGCACATACTGGTCACGTCCATGCGCGGCGGGATCAACGATTATCAGGAACTGGCCGACCAGGCGAAGCAGGTTCCGGGCGTCACGGGTGTGACGCCCTTCGTCTATTCCGAGGTCATGCTCTCCACACGCACCGGGGTCAAGGGCGTGGTCCTGCGCGGCATCGACCCGACCACCTCGTCCTCGGTCCTGTCCCTTTCCAAGGATATGGTCAGCGGCAGCGTAAGCCGCCTGAACGACGACGGGGATTTCCCCGGGATCATCATCGGTTCGGAACTGGCCAAGCGGCTGGGCTTGACCGAGGGCTCCCTGGTCAACCTGCTGTCGCCCTCGGGTAGATCCAGCTCTGCCGGGTTCACGCCCAAGGTGCGCCGCTTCACCGTGGCCGGCATCTTCCGCACCGGCATGTTCGAATACGACTCCTCCATGGGCTACGTCAGCATCCCGGCCGCGCGCCAGCTGCTCGGCTTCAAGGGCGACCTGGTCTCCGGGCTCGAGATCAGCGTCAACGACGTCTACAACGTGAAGGAGATTTCCAGCGCGCTGCGCGACAGGATATCCTCGTTCACGGTCTACGTGCGTAACTGGCAGGAGATGAACGCCAACCTTTTCGCCGCCCTGGAGCTTGAGAAGACGGCCATGTTCATCATCCTGGCCATGATTGTCCTGGTCGGCTCCTTTTCCATCGTCACCACCCTGGTCATGCTGGTCATCCAGAAGACCAAGGACATCGCCGTGCTCATGTCCCTGGGCGCGGACAAGAAGAGCATCCGCAACATCTTCATGTTCCAGGGCACGTTCATCGGCCTGGCCGGGACGCTCATCGGTTTTCTCATCGGGGTGCCGCTCAGCCTGCTGCTCAAGGAGTACCAGTTCATCAAGCTGCCGAGCAACGTCTACCCAGTGGACTATCTGCCGGTCCGCCTGGAGGCGCTCGACCTGTTCACCATCGGGGCCGCCGCCTTCCTGCTCTGTTTCGTGGCCACCATCTATCCCGCCCGGCGGGCGGCGGGCCTGAGCCCGTCGGAGGCCTTGCGTTATGAGTAG
- the lysS gene encoding lysine--tRNA ligase has protein sequence MLEALQAKDELNSVIKTRVEKACLLLDNGIDLYPNNFRRDTEIQSIWNEYGETDGEVLEKTELEFTIAGRVVSYRSFGKVTFFHIQDTSANIQVYAARDELGSDEYQLFKKTDIGDIVGVTGSLFRTKTGELTVKTKHFQLVTKSMRPLPEKYHGLKDVETRYRQRYVDLIVTPRTKEIFQARTAIIRELRNILDEKGFMEVETPMMQAIPGGATAKPFETHHNALDMKLYMRIAPELYLKRLLVGGFERVYEINRNFRNEGISVRHNPEFTMLEFYWAYATFEDLMDLTEEMISRIAEKVTGSTVVPYQGEMIDLSIGAWTRMPFHESLERIGGVSPDIYTDYDKCAAMVREKGEKVVDGEKLGKLQAKLFDILVEPKLVQPHFIYHYPTDISPLSRRNEDNPDITDRFELFMTGRELGNAFSELNDPVDQRGRFEIQVQEKEAGDDEAHFMDEDYVRALEYGMPPAAGQGIGIDRLVMLLTDSASIREVILFPLLRPEAG, from the coding sequence ATGCTCGAGGCCCTTCAGGCCAAGGACGAACTCAACTCCGTCATCAAGACACGCGTGGAAAAGGCGTGCCTGCTCCTGGACAACGGCATCGACCTGTACCCCAACAATTTCCGTCGCGATACGGAGATCCAGTCCATCTGGAATGAATATGGGGAAACCGATGGCGAGGTCCTTGAAAAAACGGAATTGGAGTTCACCATCGCCGGGCGGGTGGTTTCGTACCGCTCCTTCGGCAAGGTGACCTTTTTCCATATCCAGGACACCAGCGCCAACATCCAGGTGTACGCCGCCCGCGACGAACTGGGCTCCGACGAATACCAGCTCTTCAAGAAGACGGACATCGGCGACATCGTCGGCGTGACCGGCTCCCTGTTCCGGACCAAGACCGGCGAGCTGACCGTCAAGACCAAACATTTCCAGCTGGTGACCAAGTCCATGCGTCCGCTGCCCGAGAAGTACCACGGGCTCAAGGACGTGGAGACCCGCTACCGCCAGCGCTACGTGGACCTCATCGTCACGCCCCGGACCAAGGAGATATTCCAGGCCCGCACGGCGATCATCCGCGAGCTGCGGAACATCCTGGACGAGAAGGGGTTCATGGAAGTGGAGACGCCGATGATGCAGGCCATTCCCGGCGGCGCCACGGCCAAGCCTTTCGAGACCCACCACAACGCCCTGGACATGAAGCTCTACATGCGCATCGCGCCCGAGCTCTACCTCAAGCGTCTGTTGGTGGGCGGGTTCGAACGGGTCTACGAGATCAACCGCAACTTCCGCAACGAGGGCATCTCCGTCCGGCACAACCCCGAGTTCACCATGCTCGAGTTCTATTGGGCGTACGCCACCTTCGAGGATCTCATGGACCTGACCGAGGAGATGATCTCGCGCATAGCCGAGAAGGTCACCGGTTCGACCGTGGTTCCGTACCAGGGCGAGATGATCGACCTGTCCATCGGCGCCTGGACCCGCATGCCGTTCCACGAGTCCCTGGAGAGGATCGGCGGGGTCTCCCCCGATATCTACACCGACTACGACAAGTGCGCGGCCATGGTGAGGGAGAAGGGCGAGAAGGTCGTTGACGGCGAAAAGCTCGGCAAGCTCCAGGCCAAGCTCTTCGACATCCTGGTCGAGCCCAAGTTGGTCCAGCCCCATTTCATCTATCATTACCCGACCGATATTTCGCCTCTGTCCCGCAGAAACGAGGACAATCCCGACATCACCGACCGTTTCGAATTGTTCATGACCGGCCGCGAGCTGGGCAACGCCTTTTCCGAGTTGAACGATCCCGTGGACCAGCGGGGCCGTTTCGAGATCCAGGTTCAGGAGAAGGAGGCCGGCGACGACGAGGCCCATTTCATGGATGAGGACTACGTCCGCGCCCTGGAATACGGCATGCCCCCGGCGGCCGGGCAGGGCATCGGCATCGACCGCCTGGTCATGCTGCTGACCGACTCCGCCTCCATCCGCGAGGTCATCCTCTTTCCGCTGCTCAGGCCGGAGGCCGGGTAG
- a CDS encoding substrate-binding periplasmic protein, producing MLRVALDPFPPWKYLDQDGEPRGMDVDFIEMLARRMGLKVEYAMYPFSRALYQLEYGEADMMSGVLRRKEREAYLHYLEPPYKNHSDKAFYLLRGRSHLLRTYDDLHGLRVGTQIGTKYFPQFDNDAKIAKVATHSFELSLRMLVANRIDVAVNTEAAGDYEIRKFGLQGSVAKAPYIYRERQDVYMVLSRKSPLADRLDEFNSVLADLVREGAFRRIVAKYIHEAPEH from the coding sequence GTGCTGCGCGTGGCGCTGGACCCCTTTCCTCCATGGAAATACCTGGACCAGGACGGCGAACCGCGCGGCATGGACGTGGATTTCATCGAAATGCTCGCCCGGCGCATGGGCCTGAAAGTCGAATACGCCATGTATCCGTTCAGCCGCGCCCTCTACCAGCTGGAATACGGCGAGGCCGACATGATGTCGGGCGTGTTGCGCCGCAAGGAACGCGAAGCCTACCTCCACTATCTCGAGCCGCCGTACAAGAACCACAGCGACAAGGCCTTTTACCTGCTCCGGGGACGCAGCCACCTGCTGCGGACCTACGACGACCTGCACGGCCTGCGGGTCGGAACGCAGATCGGCACGAAATACTTTCCGCAATTCGACAACGACGCGAAGATCGCCAAGGTCGCGACCCACTCTTTCGAACTCAGCCTGCGCATGCTCGTAGCGAACCGCATCGACGTCGCGGTCAACACCGAGGCGGCCGGCGATTACGAGATCCGCAAGTTCGGCCTGCAGGGTTCCGTGGCCAAGGCTCCTTACATCTACCGGGAAAGGCAGGACGTCTACATGGTCCTGTCCAGGAAATCCCCGCTGGCCGACCGGCTGGACGAATTCAACTCGGTCCTGGCCGATCTCGTTCGCGAGGGGGCCTTCCGGCGCATCGTGGCCAAATACATCCATGAGGCCCCGGAACACTGA
- a CDS encoding DctP family TRAP transporter solute-binding subunit yields MLHFKLTKKAAAFAAVFVLMAAVAANAGFKREYKMQVTVGPKLYWGMGATKFAELVKEKTNGQIIVKPYFGSALLKGAQLKSSQMVAKGVIDCAIDSTINISPVIPEANIFHLPFFLNDFETLDKVKFGQAGEAVFAAMRAKRIEPLGWAENGFRQLTNSKVLVRTPADMKGLRIRVVGNPLFIDTFRALGADPVNMNWGDAVAGFQQGVVDGQENPVGVLIPIQIYQYHKYATMWNYVVDPLIIYWNQKEWNEFPKDIQDAVLAAAREAGRFETALSRAGLDGDKSLNILKDEFNYTMEVPDPIAFMEGKGMEIHMLTDEEREAFAQATRPVYDKWIQEIGPEVYEKAKADIAK; encoded by the coding sequence ATGCTGCATTTCAAACTGACCAAAAAGGCGGCCGCATTCGCTGCCGTGTTCGTTCTCATGGCGGCCGTCGCCGCCAATGCCGGATTCAAGAGGGAATACAAGATGCAGGTGACGGTCGGCCCCAAGCTTTACTGGGGCATGGGCGCCACCAAATTCGCCGAGCTGGTCAAGGAAAAGACCAACGGCCAGATCATCGTCAAACCCTACTTCGGTTCCGCCCTGCTCAAGGGCGCCCAGCTGAAGAGCTCGCAGATGGTCGCCAAGGGCGTCATCGACTGCGCCATCGATTCGACCATCAACATCAGCCCGGTCATCCCCGAGGCCAATATTTTCCATCTTCCGTTCTTTCTGAACGACTTCGAAACCCTGGACAAGGTGAAGTTCGGCCAGGCCGGTGAGGCCGTGTTCGCGGCCATGCGGGCCAAGCGGATCGAGCCCCTCGGCTGGGCCGAGAACGGCTTCCGCCAGCTGACCAACTCAAAGGTCCTGGTCAGGACCCCGGCCGACATGAAGGGTCTGCGCATCCGCGTGGTCGGCAATCCCCTGTTCATAGACACCTTCCGCGCCCTGGGCGCCGACCCCGTGAACATGAACTGGGGCGACGCCGTCGCCGGTTTCCAGCAGGGTGTCGTGGACGGCCAGGAAAACCCGGTCGGCGTCCTCATTCCCATCCAGATCTACCAGTACCACAAGTACGCGACCATGTGGAATTACGTGGTCGACCCCCTGATCATCTACTGGAACCAGAAGGAATGGAACGAATTCCCCAAGGACATCCAGGACGCCGTTCTCGCGGCCGCCCGGGAAGCGGGCCGATTCGAAACCGCCCTGAGCCGCGCTGGCCTGGACGGCGACAAGTCCCTCAACATCCTGAAGGACGAATTCAACTACACCATGGAAGTTCCGGACCCCATTGCCTTCATGGAGGGCAAGGGCATGGAGATCCACATGCTTACCGACGAAGAACGGGAAGCCTTCGCCCAGGCCACGCGCCCTGTCTACGACAAGTGGATTCAGGAGATCGGGCCCGAGGTCTACGAGAAGGCCAAGGCCGACATCGCCAAGTAA